A portion of the Vespa velutina chromosome 5, iVesVel2.1, whole genome shotgun sequence genome contains these proteins:
- the LOC124949116 gene encoding mucin-4 isoform X2 translates to MIVRRCWSLILLSTGLILCVRIGGISGERWSRQVSNNDWIPLANPRSTSNQIRTSNVGNEAVSSGSSTLPHLPSLSLPPALQEQYQQQLLQLQKTQENIQKLLILQEQLRTQQQLLQSQTLLPSSFGTPENEKRMLQQNTIPNLQGISGLSSDVLVPPLPSPDALPPIYSAQNFLSQGLQRFHQPVKGNQNLNVKNEEFGNLHNGKSQVYSEGHEDRLREEQSPDQLSQVDIRENVKDFVEKQEKYRPTGKQVKGQTAHGISGLPENVENENEEVQLVYVPLETLAQQRGQPKRLRGQKQYPFRQQQHQEQQQQYRINDGVEQTTKEPDTFARDLLDQLKFVKEERSKEITRMEDVKKALERKAQLEQEILQKEQELARQREEERRRKELEKLEEIAKQRELERLREAREKQRLEELERRRIAEARAKEEKRRQEEEARQRENERLAALEKQKQLDIQRALEEQRKLEEQRQVEVSTVTPNINQNQPDTQALPLVRNKQLQRQHVTETSNKVKHRNRVRQPRPRINQQLPTTTPPPSPNQPPLSVYMGGDSMAPERVKISDVLRILKDAKTIAVLDTVVPNTPKVFVGPTNLDPPFGYTKFDLPYLSSIDHNRVERKVDKLPFFVAPLSFDPPPGYSKIPFPAPHIGSVVVNTIDASAPEPDTPETIHNFSPTPLIEPNSYIDGTGSDLSRIDPTTLGYEHSTTAGYTQELSSTPKYDTSYSTISTPSGSRFRFRQSYGDNNPPSVIDTIYQGEPSLPIGKAKQKTYYDEDSRHVVPTLAHDTRLGITGTAYQEEAIYSSTPNYPEQSSRTLDDPSTKEQDLAAQLALINRELAQQRNANNNKNNNNNNNNNKDSFVENHNTYTQSNPHFINSFQSLVSSNDANEVRGPTQYNLPAELPISPHLPGLVNSLLEKQTTIPTTTTTEVVTTPAIITTTTTTTTPRPPSTTYRPRSRHRSRIVPTRPTTTTTPTTPGTRTSDRSRRPYSRTRSGSRYTTTTESYNDSPVYEPTKSKHSETTQKYNYIDHHKRPRGQKHRNNDKTAYQSEAYDQNYNIQAHQAAIYEHSAPDGSITSTPTDLYSQSGTPSHNSKQQESSIPTSNLNAFSQENYPSTIVGSTENYPPPRETTPNYNTPVATEDYSKGQNYPQNYPQDANYPTAYGSQLDELDQTVLEKAPVNGFNYQAQNSEARNQPIVQKSKDYTAYYAEKLENTDFGLSGTSENPRSKIDETAQQYSPPYEVAPVQSHLNYPPTGEHGNFGQVEDRKVDGSSVVADPNEEPIFIPLPPEKQEVYDLLAPPTEEPLTTMTTQTSTTTEATPVVIRQRVRGRVGTRTHSDSVVQTRPRGSQDEFVRFSAVNQQDSPRSSGHRHRTKSRSRPQSQVKTSGYEYVKIQAGSQRQRSLVQQTTPSTTTSTTTTTTTTTTTTPRTTTTTTTEQPLEEGIDYGFIRPPSFRPVHPVDNRFHAPPVTFKPILPQINNLPIQQQPSASAQETEIEYNPPPSHSLKNRPKYHTTNRRPSIKSTILPITTPIITTTTENIPQATINPDNSVYTVRPNYKPEDIKQSRTRTRTRRPGRKRLTTTSTTESSYDVNNEVPLEGNYPRVLPALPETVGEQQTLYDENFDSLSQFGETYNQPDQSYKSITENDFVLNFGAVAPQTQVQQEEYDQTQLGNNSPQKYSHSTNLKSTTLSDTHLMPADIYGAESQWSTKLSRTSFQPSFAANYATGGFNEERTKQENIREVTDIITVRPENSLTFVVSSELKNSDGMKLMMDEEESMAKGTTVFGQKMTMRDHTESPMKRQQKVSSLENYDDERWRSKEENLSKESTEKEDDEKILKKNSDPVGVRKTNRRKRVRVRVRPIIDDFVTAESQHINAAVNSLMQDQYKYNPIRQRKFSVNKSSITRSTDDGSRRFVLEDFLEEMFKNDDVSLPILATSTSTVLPLNVWLTSTPMTSPYEEEETMNYKFLRTTTNIPTTMPEELERTLDPEETLKTTTQYYGTRINSKDSITRESTENIKIPTTQETGTIITTDFSNSQTTLNDLNSIDISLETTPIVEKSEITTIKTIDTTTENIPIVESTKTEESKDNDDISYPKNHRAKWSEVRYPSDPSIALNHSLFSTWNYDKNGKISDWNKISEKDIGNKEGNNTEVKILTDYVQNVFDDLKENRENKKRSNERSMNNEKNNKIGSLENSREDNEVKTNSPLETSSISVRKDTSQAEDNSSTKLEQEETPTTIAMQNVEDESSSTSEYHSNPTVILDTEIHDILSKDESMVTVTPTSLSTTTTTTTTTTTLPTTSEYNTISEHNTTETILGKVLRTSTTTKVSHMTEICYRGRCVMTKPEREIRLR, encoded by the exons ATG ATCGTGCGGAGGTGCTGGTCGTTGATACTACTATCCACTGGTCTAATTCTATGCGTAAGAATTGGTGGTATCAGCGGTGAACGATGGTCACGACAAGTATCAAATAACGATTGGATTCCATTGGCAAATCCAAGAAGTACTTCGAATCAAATTAGAACGAGTAACGTTGGAAATGAAGCAGTTTCATCGGGAAGTTCTACTCTACCGcatcttccatctctctcctTACCCCCAGCGCTTCAAGAACAATATCAGCAACAACTTTTGCAATTGCAAAAGACTCAAGAGAATATTCAAAAGTTGCTGATCTTACAGGAACAGCTTAGGACACAGCAACAGTTATTACAg TCTCAAACGCTTCTACCGAGCAGTTTCGGTACCCCGGAGAATGAGAAACGTATGCTGCAGCAAAATACGATACCAAATTTGCAAGGTATATCAGGTTTAAGTTCGGACGTGTTAGTACCACCATTACCCTCTCCCGATGCTCTTCCACCCATTTATTCTGCTCAAAACTTCCTCTCGCAAGGATTACAGCGGTTTCATCAGCCAGTAAAGGGTAATCAGaatttaaacgttaaaaacgaagaATTTGGAAACTTGCATAATGGCAAAAGTCAAGTCTATAGTGAAGGTCATGAGGATAGATTGAGAGAAGAACAAAGTCCGGATCAATTGAGCCAAGTTGATATTCGTGAAAATGTTAAAGATTTTGTAGAGAAGCAAGAAAAATATCGGCCAACTGGAAAACAAGTGAAAGGTCAAACGGCACATGGTATTTCGGGCTTACCTGAAAATGTAGAGAATGAAAACGAGGAG gtCCAACTAGTCTACGTTCCTCTAGAAACGCTAGCTCAACAAAGGGGCCAACCTAAGAGATTACGAGGACAAAAGCAATATCCTTTCCGTCAGCAACAGCATCAGGAGCAACAGCAGCAATATCGAATAAACGATGGTGTTGAGCAAACAACAAAAGAGCCAGATACTTTCGCTCGAGATTTGTTGGACCAGTTGAAGTTTGTGAAGGAGGAAAGATCGAAGGAGATCACTCGAATGGAAGATGTGAAGAAAGCGTTGGAGAGGAAGGCTCAGCTCGAGCAAGAGATTCTGCAGAAGGAGCAGGAATTGgcaagacagagagaagaggagagaaggagaaaagaactCGAAAAACTTGAGGAAATAGCGAAGCAACGAGAACTTGAAAGACTTCGAGAGGCGAGAGAAAAGCAGAGATTGGAAGAACTCGAAAGACGAAGAATCGCGGAAGCTCGAGcgaaggaagagaaacgacGACAAGAGGAAGAAGCTAGgcaaagagagaacgaaaggcTGGCTGCattggaaaaacaaaaacaattggATATTCAACGTGCCTTGgaggaacaaagaaaattagaagaacAGAGACAGGTGGAAGTGAGCACGGTTACTCcgaatattaatcaaaatcaaCCGGACACTCAAGCTCTTCCTTTGGTACGTAACAAACAGTTACAACGACAACATGTCACGGAAACCTCGAATAAGGTAAAACATAGAAATCGCGTTAGACAACCACGTCCAAGAATCAATCAGCAACTACCGACTACAACCCCACCACCATCGCCCAATCAACCTCCTCTTTCCGTTTACATGGGCGGTGATAGCATGGCACCAGAGAGAGTAAAAATTTCGGATGTTTTAAGGATTCTCAAAGATGCAAAAACAATCGCAGTTTTAGACACGGTTGTACCTAATACGCCTAAAGTATTTGTAGGACCAACAAATCTAGATCCACCGTTTGGTTACACAAAGTTTGATCTACCGTACTTATCGTCGATCGACCATAATCGAGTTGAAAGAAAGGTCGACAAGTTACCTTTTTTCGTGGCACCGCTTAGCTTCGATCCACCACCAGGATATTCTAAAATCCCATTCCCAGCTCCTCATATCGGATCCGTCGTCGTGAATACAATCGATGCTTCAGCTCCCGAACCCGATACACCAGAAACTATTCATAATTTTAGCCCGACACCTCTTATAGAACCAAACTCTTACATCGATGGAACTGGAAGTGATTTGAGTCGGATAGATCCCACCACACTAGGCTATGAACATTCAACCACTGCTGGTTACACTCAAGAATTGTCCAGTACACCAAAATATGATACTTCGTATTCCACGATATCAACACCTAGTGGTTCTAGATTCCGATTTAGGCAATCCTACGGAGATAATAATCCTCCTTCCGTAATCGACACTATTTACCAAGGTGAGCCATCACTCCCGATTGGAAAAGCCAAACAAAAGACATATTATGATGAAGATTCCAGACATGTAGTTCCTACTTTGGCACATGACACTAGATTGGGTATCACTGGGACTGCTTATCAAGAGGAAGCAATTTATTCGAGTACACCGAATTATCCAGAACAGTCATCGAGGACATTGGATGATCCGTCGACGAAAGAACAAGATTTAGCCGCACAATTAGCATTGATTAATCGAGAACTTGCCCAACAAAGAAATgctaacaataacaaaaacaacaacaacaacaacaacaacaacaaagatTCTTTTGTCGAAAATCATAATACGTATACGCAATCAAATCCTCATTTCATTAATTCGTTCCAATCTTTAGTTTCCTCGAATGATGCTAATGAAGTAAGAGGTCCAACGCAATATAATTTACCTGCTGAGTTACCGATTTCACCCCATCTACCTGGGTTGGTTAATTCTTTGCTCGAGAAGCAAACAACGATTCCAACTACTACAACGACAGAAGTTGTAACAACACcagcgattataacgactaCGACTACCACTACCACACCCAGGCCACCCTCGACCACTTATAGGCCACGTTCGCGTCATAG aagtAGGATAGTACCCACACGACCCACAACCACCACAACACCTACGACTCCTGGTACTAGAACGTCCGATAGATCTAGAAGACCCTACAGTAGAACAAGAAGTGGATCCAGGTACACAACGACTACCGAATCGTATAACGATTCACCGGTTTACGAACCTACCAAGTCAAAACATTCCGAAACTACACAGAAGTATAACTATATAGATCATCATAAAAGACCAAGAGGTCAGAAACATaggaataacgataagacggcTTATCAATCCGAG GCCTACGATcaaaattacaatattcaAGCTCATCAAGCTGCAATTTACGAGCATAGTGCTCCCGATGGATCGATCACGTCCACGCCGACTGATTTATATTCACAATCAGGCACACCCTCGCATAATTCTAAACAACAAGAATCAAGTATACCCACCTCAAATTTGAACGCTTTCTCTCAAGAGAATTATCCATCGACCATCGTTGGTTCTACTGAGAATTATCCACCTCCCCGTGAAACTACACCGAATTACAACACGCCGGTTGCAACGGAAGACTATTCTAAGGGACAAAATTATCCTCAGAATTATCCCCAAGATGCTAACTATCCTACCGCCTATGGAAGTCAACTCGATGAATTGGATCAAACCGTTCTTGAGAAAGCGCCAGTCAATGGATTTAATTACCAAGCTCAGAACAGCGAGGCTCGCAATCAACCGATCGTTCAGAAATCTAAGGACTATACCGCTTATTACGCTGAGAAACTCGAGAATACAGATTTTGGTTTAAGCGGTACTTCGGAAAATCCAAGAAGTAAGATCGATGAGACAGCCCAACAATATTCTCCTCCGTACGAAGTAGCACCGGTTCAATCCCACTTGAATTATCCTCCAACTGGTGAGCATGGTAACTTTGGACAAGTCGAAGACAGAAAGGTAGATGGAAGTAGCGTTGTAGCGGATCCAAACGAAGAACCAATTTTCATCCCGCTTCCACCAGAGAAGCAAGAAGTTTATGATTTGTTAGCGCCACCGACAGAAGAACCATTAACCACG ATGACAACGCAAACTAGTACGACAACGGAAGCAACTCCAGTTGTAATACGGCAACGTGTTCGTGGTCGTGTTGGTACCCGAACGCATTCCGATTCGGTCGTGCAAACCCGTCCAAGAGGTTCGCAAGACGAATTCGTGCGTTTTAGCGCTGTCAATCAACAAGATTCTCCACGATCGTCCGGTCATCGTCATAGAACGAAATCGAGATCGCGTCCACAAAGCCAAGTTAAAACGAGTGGTTATGAGTATGTGAAGATTCAGGCTGGTTCGCAAAGACAACGATCTCTTGTACAACAAACCACACCGTCTACTACAACGAgtacgacgacaacaacaacaacaacaactacaaCAACGCCGAGGACTACGACCACCACAACTACCGAACAACCCTTGGAAGAAGGTATCGATTATGGCTTTATAAGACCTCCTAGCTTCCGACCAGTGCATCCGGTGGACAATCGATTCCATGCACCACCTGTTACTTTCAAGCCAATACTGCCacaaataaacaatttacCG ATTCAACAACAACCTTCTGCCAGTGCTCAAGAGACCGAGATAGAGTACAATCCACCTCCGAGTCATTCTTTAAAGAATCGTCCGAAATATCATACAACGAATCGACGGCCATCGATTAAATCAACGATTTTACCAATCACAACGCCAATTATTACGACTACAACAGAAAATATACCGCAGGCAACGATAAATCCTGATAATTCGGTATACACAGTAAGACCAAACTACAAACCagaagatataaaacaaaGTCGAACTCGTACCAGGACTCGTCGTCCTGGAAGAAAACGTCTCACGACAACCAGCACAACGGAGTCCAGTTATGATGTGAATAACGAAGTACCATTGGAAGGAAATTATCCACGTGTACTTCCGGCACTTCCGGAAACAGTCGGGGAGCAGCAGACTCTTTACGATGAAAATTTCGATAGCCTATCCCAATTTGGTGAAACTTATAATCAACCAGATCAatcttataaatcaattacGGAAAAC GACTTCGTATTGAACTTTGGAGCGGTAGCTCCTCAAACGCAAGTACAACAAGAGGAATATGATCAAACACAATTGGGAAATAATTCTCCTCAGAAGTACAGTCATTCAACGAATTTAAAATCAACGACGTTAAGTGACACACATTTAATGCCTGCTGACATTTACGGAGCCGAAAGTCAATGGTCTACCAAATTATCTCGTACCTCTTTTCAACCAAGTTTCGCGGCTAATTATGCTACTGGTGGATTCAATGAAGAACGTACAAAACAGGAGAACATTAGAGAAGTCACTGATATTATAACGGTTCGTCCAGAGAATTCATTAACGTTCGTAGTTTCTTCCGAATTGAAGAATAGCGATGGAATGAAATTGATGATGGACGAGGAAGAATCTATGGCAAAGGGTACTACGGTGTTCGGACAAAAAATGACGATGCGCGATCACACGGAGAGTCCAATGAAACGTCAACAAAAAGTAAGCTCGTTGGAAAATTACGATGATGAGAGGTGGCgatcgaaggaagaaaatttgtcGAAAGAATCGACGGAGAAGGAagacgatgaaaaaatattaaagaaaaatagcgATCCTGTTGGAGTTAGAAAG actAACAGAAGGAAAAGAGTACGAGTCCGAGTAAGACCAATCATCGATGATTTTGTTACGGCCGAATCTCAACATATCAACGCCGCCGTTAACAGTCTAATGCAGGatcaatacaaatataatccGATTCGCCAGAGAAAGTTTTCCGTGAATAAGTCAAGTATTACGAGATCAACAGATGATGGATCGCGACGATTCGTTTTAGAAGATTTTCTAGAGGAAATGTTTAAAAACGATGACGTATCCTTACCCATATTGGCGACATCAACCAGTACGGTATTACCTTTGAACGTTTGGCTAACATCAACACCAATGACATCTCcgtatgaagaagaagaaacaatgaattacaaatttttacgtACTACAACTAATATACCTACGACTATGCCGGAGGAATTAGAAAGAACACTTGACCCCGAAGAAACTTTAAAAACCACCACTCAATATTACGGTACACGCATCAATTCCAAAGATTCGATCACAAGAGAGTCTACAGAGAACATTAAAATACCGACTACTCAGGAAACTGGAACAATCATCACCACCGATTTCAGTAATTCCCAAACGACTTTAAACGATCTAAACTCCATCGATATCTCTTTAGAAACCACACCGATCGTTGAAAAATCtgaaataacaacgattaaaacgatcgatacgACGACGGAAAATATTCCCATCGTCGAAAGTACAAAGACCGAAGAGTCAAAGGACAACGACGATATTTCCTATCCGAAGAATCACCGAGCTAAATGGAGCGAAGTGAGATATCCATCAGATCCTTCGATAGCCTTGAATCATTCGCTCTTTTCCACTTggaattacgataaaaacgggaAAATAAGTGATTGGAATAAAATCTCGGAGAAGGACATAGGGAATAAAGAGGGTAACAATACCGAAGTTAAAATTCTTACGGATTATGTTCAAAATGTATTTGACGATTTgaaggaaaatagagaaaataagaagaggtCCAATGAGAGATCCATGaacaatgagaaaaataataagatcggTTCCTTGGAGAATTCAAGGGAGGATAACGAGGTTAAGACGAATTCCCCATTGGAAACGAGTTCTATCAGTGTTAGAAAAGATACGAGCCAAGCCGAAGATAATTCCTCAACAAAATTGGAACAAGAGGAAACACCAACGACAATCGCAATGCAAAACGTTGAAGACGAGAGTTCGTCTACGTCGGAATATCATTCGAATCCAACGGTGATTTTAGACACCGAAATACACGATATATTATCCAAAGATGAATCTATGGTGACGGTGACACCAACGAGTTtatcaacgacgacgacaacaacaacgacaacgacgacattACCAACGACATCGGAATACAATACAATTAGTGAACACAACACGACGGAAACGATACTCGGTAAAGTGCTGAGAACATCGACGACGACTAAAGTCTCTCACATGACCGAGATTTGCTATAGAGGAAGATGTGTAATGACCAAACCAGAGCGTGAAATTCGTTTGAGATGA